AGCGGATGAGCATCTGTACATGGTCGAAGGGGGATGTCTCGGGGCGCAGGTCGTCGCGGAGGTCGGTCCACTCCAGAGCCTGGTGGAGGAGGGAGGTGCGTAGACCGTGGGCCGTGGCGACGAGCAGGACGTATTCGAGCGCCTGTCCGGCCCGGAGCCAGTCGGCGCGCCGGTCGTGGCCGGTGCGGAGCGACGCGAGCGCGGGTGTCCGTTCGAAGGGCCGGGCCGGCAGTCGGTCCAGGGATCGCCGTGCGCTGAAATCACGCATGGGAAGCTGCTCGAAGGTGTCCTGCGGCCCCAGTGCCGCGGAGGGGATGCCCGTGTCTTCGGCCCCGTCGCGGCTCGACCAGCGGCGGCTTTCGGCGCTGCGTGCCGGGTCGGCGTGGTTGCGGCGCTCCGCTTCGGTGGTGATCCGCAGCAGCCGCGCCGTCTCACGCGGGCCGGTGACGGCGAGCGTGGCGCCTTCGGCCCGGGCGGCTTCGGCGAGTTCGTGGCGAACGGACACGGGAACGGGCTGAACGCCGAAGGGGAAGCGGCTGCTGTGCCGGTGCCAGATGGCCTCGTACAGGTCGTCGCCGTGGAGCGTGCGGGTGCTGGTGCGCCCAGTGATGTGCACCGAGGCGAGCAGATCTGGGTGGCGGGGATCAGGGAGCAGCCGAGTGACCGGCTTCCAACCGAAGTGGCTCACCGCGACCCGCAGGTTGAACAGGGCCGCGCCGGCGGCGATGTGCAGGGCCCGGCCGTGCGGATCCTCGTGCGGAAGCCCCCGCCCGACGGCGGCGTGGATCTCCACGGTGGTCGATTCGGTGTCGAGGCGGAAGCGCCAGGGCTGCGTGTTGTGCATCGAGGGCGCGGCGACAGCCGCAGCGATCAGCTTCTCCAACGCCGACGAGTCCAGATACGTGCCGGACATGAGGGCCTCCTCCCGGACGAGGCGAGCTGCGGGGCTTGCGATGTTCTGAGCCTGCTGCCGTCGGCGGAGCGGGGCGAAGGGGCCGTCCGGCCCCAACCTGAGGCTGTGTGGGTACCGGCATCGGGCAGCGGTGCCGGGTGATCCTCTGCGGACCGGAGGTTGGCGTCCCGGTGGGGTGCCCGGTCGGTCCAGCCGCGGTCGGGTCCGGCTGCGCCACGCTGGAAGCGGCCGACAAGCGAGGGAGGAAGAAATGAGCGGGATCATCGGGCGGCTGCCGGTGCCCGATCTGTTGGGCCGGGTCGAAGCCGGACTTCCCGCCGTGCACCCGATTCCGGGGCTGCACGGCATTCGTATCGCGCGGCACCTCACGGACGGATGTGCCGCGGGCCGGGGCGAAGGCCGCCGAGGCTATTGCGGGGTACTGGGGCGGTGTCCGTACCGTCAGCGTTCCGGTGCCGGAGACGAAGACTGGCAGCGGGACGATCCCCGTGCATCACGTCTGAACACCGGTTCACCGTGTGCGGTCGGGAGACTCTCAGGACCGCGCACACCACTGCCCGGGGTCGGCCCGGCACCCGTCACCCGCCCTCCTGGCCCCCTCCGAGTCCTCCCGCCCACGGGCGTCCCGCCGCGAGGGCCGGTCGGCCCTCGCGGCGGGACGCCCGTGGGGCGATGCTGAGGGGGGTGACGAAGGGAGCCCCATGTCCGAGCGCCCGGGTGCTGCCGCCGGGGAAGACCGACGCGGTCTCGTGCGGCGGGTGGCTCCAGGACTCGCCGTACTGGCCGGCTACCACCGTTCGTGGCTGCGCGGCGACCTGCTCGCCGGTGTGACCGTCGCGGCCTATCTCGTTCCGCAGGTCATGGCCTATGCGGGCCTCGCGGGACTGCCGCCGGTCGCGGGGTTGTGGGCGATCCTTCCCGCCCTGCTGCTGTATTCCCTGCTGGGTTCGTCACGACTGCTGTCCGTCGGGCCCGAGTCGACCACCGCACTGATGACCGCCACCGTGGTGGGGCCACTCGCCGCGGGCGCCCCGGACCGGTACGCCGGGCTCGCCGCCGGGCTCGCGGTCGTGGTCGGGGCGATGTTCCTGGTGGCGTGGGTGGCGCGACTGGGCTTCCTCGCCGACCTTTTGTCACGGCCGATCCTGGTCGGCTACCTGACGGGCGTGGCGCTCATCATCATCGTCGACCAGCTCCCCAAACTGACCGGTGTCCGCACCTCGGGATCCGAGTTCTTTCCTCAGCTGCTCTCCTTCGTGAGGAACCTGGGACAGGCCCATCCCGCCACGGTGATCTTCTCCGCGGCGGCGATCGCCTTCCTCTTCGCGGTCGCGCGGTTCTTCCCCCGTATCCCGGGCCCTTTGCTGGCCCTGGTGCTCGGCACGGCGGCCGTCGCGGCCTTCGGCCTGGAGGACCACGGCATCGCCGTCATCGGCGCGGTACCGGCCGGGCTGCCCCGCCCTGGCCTGCCGACGCCGGGCGACCTGCCGCAACTGGTACTGCCGGCGATCGGCGTGCTCCTGGTCGGGTACACCGACGTCATCCTCACCGCGCGCGCCTTCGCGTCTCGCGGCGACGAACTCGACCCCAACCAGGAACTGTCGGCTCTGGGGGCCGCGAACCTGGGCGCGGGCGTGCTGCACGGCTTCCCGGTGAGCAGCAGCGCCAGTCGTACCGCGCTCGCGCACTCGGCAGGGGGCCGCAGCCAGGCCCACTCGCTCGTCGCGGCCGCGGCGGTCCTCGCCGTGCTGCTGTTCCTCAGCCCGCTCCTCGCGCACACGCCGTCGACCGTGCTGGGCGCCCTGGTCGTCTATGCCGGGGTCCGCATGATGGATCTGGCCGGGTTCCGGCGGCTGGCCGCCTTCCGGCGCCGGGAGTTGCTACTGGCCTTGGGTTGTCTGGTCGGCGTGCTGACCCTGGACATCCTGTACGGCGTGCTCGTGGCGGTCGGGCTGTCCGTCGCGGAGCTGCTCACCCGGGTGGCCCGCCCGCACGACGCGGTCGAGGGTCTGGTGCCGGGCCTGGCCGGGATGCACGACGTGGACGACTATCCGCAGGCCCGCACGGTCCCCGGACTGCTTGTCTACCGCTACGACTCACCCCTGTTCTTCGCCAATGCCGAGGACTTCAAGCGGCGGGCGCTGGCGGCGGTCGACCGACACGAAGGTGCTGTCGACTGGTTCGTCCTCAACACCGAGGCCATCGTCGAGGTGGACATCACCGCGCTCGACGCGGTCGACGCCCTGCGTCAGGAACTCGAACAGCGTCACATCGTCTTCGCGCTCGCCCGCCTCAAGCAGGACCTGCGCGACGACCTCGACGCCTTCGGGCTGACCGAGGCCATCGGCACCGACCGGATCTTCCCGACCCTGCCCACGGCCCGGGCCGCGTACCGGGAGTGGCTCCGACGCGGCGGCCGTCACGGGGCGAGGGAGAAGTAGTTCTCCTCCTCCTGCGTGAAGTGCAGGCGCAGCACGCTGTGCAGGCCGTACAGACAGGCACGCAGGTCGTCGAGTTGTTCGGGGCGCGGTGCGTCGGCGGTCCCGCTGAGCGCGAGGTGCGTGGCTATGCGTCCGGCGAGGCGCTCGATCTCTGCGTGGGCGCGGCTCATGGTGGCGGTGGTCTCGGGGCCTCCGAGCGAGGAGGCGAGGGCCGGGTAGAGCTGATGCTCTTCGGCGTACTCGTGGGGCAGCAGCTGCTCGGTGAGCAGGCGGTGCACCTCGCGTACCGATGCGAGGGCCGCGGGCCCTGGAGTGTTCGAGAGCTGGTCGGCGGCGCCGCGCACGGCTTCGAGGACCTCCTGCAGGTCGTCGTGCTCGGCGGCGAAGCGGTGGATGAGGGCCTCGGTGGTGGGCTCCAGGGCAGGCCGGCTCTTCCGGCCGGCGCGCAGGGCGCGCAGTGCGTTGAGGATGACAGCGACGTCGATGCCCTCCTGGAGCAGGGCACCAGGGGCCGGCGGCAGCATGCCGAAGGCGGCCACGGCCATCGCGGCGAGCGACATCAGCATGCCGCCGAGCGCGCTCTGCACCGCGATGCGCCGGGCCCGTACGGCGATGGTGACGGCGTCGGCGAGGCGCTCCACCCGATCGGTGGTCAGCACGATGTCCGCGGCTTGGGCGGAGGCGCTGGAGCCGCGGGCCCCCATGGCGACGCCGACGTCCGCGGCGGCGAGGGCGGGAGCGTCATTGACGCCGTCACCGACCATGACGGTCACGGCGCGGGCGCGTTCGGCGCGCACGGCCGCGACCTTGGCGGCGGGGGTGAGGTGGGCGTGGACGGCGTCGAGGCCGAGCACCACGGCCACTTCGTGGGCGGGTTCCGTGCGGTCGCCGGTGAGCATCACCAGCCGTCGGATGCCCGCCGCGCGCAGTCGGCGCAGGGTCCGGGGAGCGTCGGGGCGCAGTGGGTCGCGCAGCAGTACGGCGCCGGCGAGGCGGCCGTCGGCGGTCAGCCAGGCGACGGCCGCGCCGTCGAGCACGGCACGGTTGTCGACGGCGCGTGCCCATGTCGGGTCCCCCGCGCCGACGCCGTGGCGGCCGACGGCGAGGTGGTGTCCCTCGACGGTGCCGGTGGCGCCCAGGCCGGGCTCCTCGGTGACGTCCACGGGCATGGAGAGTTCCAGACCCCGCGCCTGAGCGGCGTCGACCAGGGCATGAGCCAGGACGTGCGGTGAGAGCTGATCGAGCGAGGCCGTCAGCCGCAGGACCTCCGTCGGCTCCCGGCCCGGTGCGGCGACGACGTCGAGCACCCGTGGGCGGCCGGACGTCAGGGTGCCGGTCTTGTCCAACAGCAGGGTGTGGGCCCGGCCGAGGCTCTCCAGGGCGCCGCCGTCGCGGACGACCACGCCGTAGCGGGAGGCCCGGGACAGGCCGGAGACGATCGCCACGGGCGCGGCGAGCAGCAGTGGGCACGGGGTGGCGACCACCAGGACCGCGACGGCCCGCACCGCGGAACCGCTGACCCACCAGGCCAGGCCCGCCACAGCCACCGACAGCGGCAGGAACCAGGCGGCGTACCGGTCCGCGAGCCGGACCACGGGCGCGGACTCGGCACCGGCCTGCTGCGCCAGCCGGACGATCTCCGCATAGGTGCTGTCCTGCTCGGTGGCGGTGGCCCGCAACTCGAACGCGCCGCCCGCGTTGACCACACCGCTGCGCACCCGCTCGCCGTCGGCACGCTCGACCTGCTGGGACTCCCCGGTGAGCACCGACTCGTCGAGCACGGCCGTGGCGCCGACGACCCGACCGTCGACCGGGACCACCTCGCCCGGACCGACGACCACCAGGTCACCGACCGCGACCTCGGCGAGAGACACCTCCCTGACCACGTCGAGGGTCCGGACGCGGGCGGAGCGCGGCGCATGTTCCAGCAGCGCGCGCAGATCGTGCGAGGCACGCCGCTGAGCCGCGGCCTCCAGAGTCCGTCCGGAGGCCAGCATGAGCGCGATCAGTGCCCCGGCCAGGTACTCCCGCACCGCCAGGGTCCCGCCGAGTGCCAGGACCGCGATGAGATCCACGCCAGCGTGTCCCCGGTGCAGCGCGGCCAGTACCCAGATGACGGCGGGCACGACAGCGATCACGGTGCCCAGACCCCAGCACAGGTCGGCGATGTCGGGCGCACCGGCGAGCCAGGCGATGCCACCGGCGGTCAGGGCGCCGGCGGTGGCCGCCAGCAGCAGTGGTTCGAAGCGTCGGCCGGAGAGCAGGGTGGCGGGGCGGCGGAACAGTTCCCACGGGATGCGCCGGTCCATGGTGTGCCCTCGAATCTCGCGGCGGGTGATTGCTGATGCCCTCCCTCTCCATCACACCGCTGAGACCGCGCGTTCGGCAGGGGACGAACGGCCCCCGTCCGCGCGACCGTGCGGACAGGTGAGCCACGACGTGGGGCGACTGCCCGGGGCGCTTGCGCGCCCAGTGCCGCCGAGATCCCGTACGGCAAGCCCGACAGCCCCCGCAGGCAGGGCCGTTCGGCCCCCCGGTCGCGGCCCTTCGGCACCCGGTGCCGCCCGTCCCGCGCCACCAGAGTGGTCGCTGTCGGGCACTGGTTCGACACTCTCCGATTCCCCGAAGGGATCACCACCATGGCCGTGCACGAGCACCCTCACCGGAGCCCGGGGTTCCACCTGCCGTCCTTCCGCAGGAACCGGGCCGCGTCCACCTCTGAGTCCGCCGTGTCGGCGAGCACCGACACGCACACCCTGCGGGCCTACTCCTTCGCCTCGCTGCGTCTGCTCACCGGATTCGTCTTCCTGTGGGCCTTCCTCGACAAGACCTTCGGGTTCGGCTACGCCACCCCCTCCGGCAAGGGCTGGATCGACGGCGGCTCGCCGACCAAGGGCTTCCTCAGCGGCGTCGCCGCAGGGCCGATGGAGTCCACCTTCCACTCCTGGGCGGGCGACACCTGGGCGGACTGGCTGTTCATGGCCGGACTGCTCGGCATCGGGCTCGCCCTGATCGGCGGGATCGCGCTGCGGCTGGCCGCGGTGGCGGGCACCGCGATGATGGCGCTGATGTGGGTCGCCGAGTGGCCGCCCGCCAAGCACCTGTCCGACGGAACGGCGAGCATGTCCACCAACCCGTTCGCGGACTACCACCTCGTCTACGCCGTCGTCCTCATCGCGCTGGCACTGGCCGCCGCCGGCGACACCCTGGGCGTCGGCAAGCTCTGGGCCAAGCTGCCGGTCGTCCGTGACCACGGCTGGCTGCGCTGACCGCGGAAGGGAGGGCGGCACCCGGAAAGGGCCGCCCTCCCACGCCCGCCCCGCGGATCCATAGGGCCGATCGGCCCCTTCCGGGGACCTGCGGCCCCTGCACCGCGAACCCCCACGACACGACGCTGGAACCGGGTCCTCGCGGTCCCGGTTCAGGAGGTGGAGAGCACATGCCCCGCACCGTCACCGTAGGTCTCGACGGCTCGCCCGAGAGTCGTGCCGCCGCCGACTGGGCGGCCCGTGAGGCGAAGCTGCGCGGACTGCCGTTG
This portion of the Streptomyces mirabilis genome encodes:
- a CDS encoding Acg family FMN-binding oxidoreductase codes for the protein MSGTYLDSSALEKLIAAAVAAPSMHNTQPWRFRLDTESTTVEIHAAVGRGLPHEDPHGRALHIAAGAALFNLRVAVSHFGWKPVTRLLPDPRHPDLLASVHITGRTSTRTLHGDDLYEAIWHRHSSRFPFGVQPVPVSVRHELAEAARAEGATLAVTGPRETARLLRITTEAERRNHADPARSAESRRWSSRDGAEDTGIPSAALGPQDTFEQLPMRDFSARRSLDRLPARPFERTPALASLRTGHDRRADWLRAGQALEYVLLVATAHGLRTSLLHQALEWTDLRDDLRPETSPFDHVQMLIRFGYGPEGPPTPRRAPRLFLELDGAVPQGDRY
- a CDS encoding SulP family inorganic anion transporter, whose translation is MSERPGAAAGEDRRGLVRRVAPGLAVLAGYHRSWLRGDLLAGVTVAAYLVPQVMAYAGLAGLPPVAGLWAILPALLLYSLLGSSRLLSVGPESTTALMTATVVGPLAAGAPDRYAGLAAGLAVVVGAMFLVAWVARLGFLADLLSRPILVGYLTGVALIIIVDQLPKLTGVRTSGSEFFPQLLSFVRNLGQAHPATVIFSAAAIAFLFAVARFFPRIPGPLLALVLGTAAVAAFGLEDHGIAVIGAVPAGLPRPGLPTPGDLPQLVLPAIGVLLVGYTDVILTARAFASRGDELDPNQELSALGAANLGAGVLHGFPVSSSASRTALAHSAGGRSQAHSLVAAAAVLAVLLFLSPLLAHTPSTVLGALVVYAGVRMMDLAGFRRLAAFRRRELLLALGCLVGVLTLDILYGVLVAVGLSVAELLTRVARPHDAVEGLVPGLAGMHDVDDYPQARTVPGLLVYRYDSPLFFANAEDFKRRALAAVDRHEGAVDWFVLNTEAIVEVDITALDAVDALRQELEQRHIVFALARLKQDLRDDLDAFGLTEAIGTDRIFPTLPTARAAYREWLRRGGRHGAREK
- a CDS encoding heavy metal translocating P-type ATPase, with the translated sequence MDRRIPWELFRRPATLLSGRRFEPLLLAATAGALTAGGIAWLAGAPDIADLCWGLGTVIAVVPAVIWVLAALHRGHAGVDLIAVLALGGTLAVREYLAGALIALMLASGRTLEAAAQRRASHDLRALLEHAPRSARVRTLDVVREVSLAEVAVGDLVVVGPGEVVPVDGRVVGATAVLDESVLTGESQQVERADGERVRSGVVNAGGAFELRATATEQDSTYAEIVRLAQQAGAESAPVVRLADRYAAWFLPLSVAVAGLAWWVSGSAVRAVAVLVVATPCPLLLAAPVAIVSGLSRASRYGVVVRDGGALESLGRAHTLLLDKTGTLTSGRPRVLDVVAAPGREPTEVLRLTASLDQLSPHVLAHALVDAAQARGLELSMPVDVTEEPGLGATGTVEGHHLAVGRHGVGAGDPTWARAVDNRAVLDGAAVAWLTADGRLAGAVLLRDPLRPDAPRTLRRLRAAGIRRLVMLTGDRTEPAHEVAVVLGLDAVHAHLTPAAKVAAVRAERARAVTVMVGDGVNDAPALAAADVGVAMGARGSSASAQAADIVLTTDRVERLADAVTIAVRARRIAVQSALGGMLMSLAAMAVAAFGMLPPAPGALLQEGIDVAVILNALRALRAGRKSRPALEPTTEALIHRFAAEHDDLQEVLEAVRGAADQLSNTPGPAALASVREVHRLLTEQLLPHEYAEEHQLYPALASSLGGPETTATMSRAHAEIERLAGRIATHLALSGTADAPRPEQLDDLRACLYGLHSVLRLHFTQEEENYFSLAP